The following are from one region of the Fusarium keratoplasticum isolate Fu6.1 chromosome 4, whole genome shotgun sequence genome:
- a CDS encoding 40S ribosomal protein S12 has protein sequence MSDVEDNTPEVADVVEVSGDAPKGQMSILDALKGVLKLALMHDGLARGLREASKALDRRQAHMCVLNENCEEEAYKKLVVALCNEHNIPLIQIPDGKQLGEWAGLCVLDREGNARKVVNCSCVVVKDWGEESQERSILLNYFQTEQ, from the exons ATG TCGGACGTAGAAGACAACACCCCCGAGGTCGCcgatgttgttgaggttTCCGGCGATGCCCCCAAGGGCCAGATGTCCATTCTTGACGCTCTCAAGGGTGTCCTGAAGCTCGCTCTCATGCACGATGGTCTCGCCCGCGGCCTCCGAGAGGCTTCCAAGGCCCTCGACCGACGACAGGCTCACATGTGTGTCCTGAACGAGAActgcgaggaggaggcctaCAAGAAGCTTGTTGTCGCTCTCTGCAACGAGCACAACATTCCCCTGATCCAGATCCCCGATGGCAAGCAGCTCGGCGAGTGGGCTGGTCTCT GCGTCCTCGACCGTGAGGGCAACGCCCGCAAGGTCGTCAACTGCTCTTGCGTCGTTGTTAAGGACTGGGGTGAGGAGTCTCAGGAGCGATCCATCCTCCTGAACTACTTCCAGACCGAGCAGTAA
- a CDS encoding 40S ribosomal protein S22 produces MVRTSVLHDALNAINNAEKAGKRQVLIRPSSKVIIKFLQVMQRHGYIGEFEEVDDHRSGKIVVQLNGRLNKTGVISPRYNVRLSELEKWVVKLLPARQFGYVILTTSAGIMDHEEARRKHVSGKIIGFFY; encoded by the exons ATGGTCCGCACCTCCGTTCTCCACGACgctctcaacgccatcaacaaTGCCGAGAAGGCTGGCAAGCGTCAGGTCCTGATCCGACCTTCctccaaggtcatcatcaagtTCCTCCAGGTCATGCAGCGCCACG GCTACATTGGCGAGTTCGAGGAGGTCGATGACCACCGCTCCGGCAAGATCGTCGTCCAGCTCAACGGCCGCCTCAACAAGACCGGTGTCATCTCCCCCCGCTACAACGTCCGCCTCTCCGAGCTCGAGAAGTGGGTTGTCAAGCTGCTCCCTGCCCGTCAGTTCGGCTACGTCATCCTGACCACCTCTGCCGGTATCATGGACCACGAGGAGGCCCGACGCAAGCACGTCTCTGGCAAGATCATTGGCTTCTTCTACTAA
- a CDS encoding Peptidyl-prolyl cis-trans isomerase, which produces MGKTNKGGDKGGKGKGGKEKSEKTKDSKDAGGGKAKGAQSINVRHILCEKHAKKEEALAKLNEGVKFDEVAREFSEDKARQGGSLGWKTKGSLDPKFEEAAFVLEPSTTASPKFVEVKTEFGYHIIMVEGRK; this is translated from the exons ATGGGCAAAACTAACAAGGGCGGCGACAAGGGGGGTAAAGGCAAGGGAGGAAAGGAGAAAAGCGAAAAGACCAAGGATAGTAAGGACGCTGGAGGCGGCAAGGCAAAGGGTGCTCAGAGCATCAACGTCCGCCACATCCTG TGTGAGAAACacgccaagaaggaagaggccCTGGCAAAGCTCAACGAAGGcgtcaagtttgacgaggTCGCGCGCGAGTTCTCCGAGGACAAGGCGAGGCAGGGCGGTTCGCTTGGATGGAAGACCAAGGGTAGCCTAGACCCAAAGTTTGAGGAGGCAGCTTTTGTCCTTGAGCCAAGCACCACGGCCAGCCCCAAGtttgtcgaggtcaagactgAGTTTGGGTATCATATCATCATG GTCGAAGGACGAAAGTAG